The following proteins are co-located in the Flammeovirga kamogawensis genome:
- a CDS encoding acyl carrier protein, translating to MSEIAEKVKQIIVDKLGVEESDVTPEASFTNDLGADSLDTVELIMEFEKEFNTSIPDDQAESITTVGHAIAYLEENVK from the coding sequence ATGTCCGAAATTGCAGAAAAAGTAAAACAAATCATCGTTGATAAGCTAGGTGTTGAAGAATCAGACGTAACGCCTGAGGCTAGTTTCACAAACGATTTAGGTGCTGACTCACTTGATACTGTTGAGTTAATCATGGAATTTGAAAAGGAGTTCAACACTTCTATTCCTGATGATCAAGCAGAGAGCATCACAACTGTAGGTCACGCGATCGCATACCTTGAGGAGAACGTAAAGTAA
- a CDS encoding phage holin family protein yields the protein MSKRNLRSRIFTEEEQARQQERFDNIIQSIVKLVETYAKLFSIQLKTGLAGTLSVLAIFVIMLTFLTLAFSFFALAFALFVNYIFSWPSFAGFALVGIFCIGLFVLAIYKSDLLRSQFLIWIDQAIDHAQEENEI from the coding sequence ATGTCGAAAAGAAATTTAAGGAGTCGTATCTTTACAGAAGAAGAACAGGCACGTCAACAAGAACGTTTTGACAATATTATTCAGTCAATTGTTAAACTTGTTGAAACGTATGCTAAACTATTCAGTATACAATTAAAAACAGGGCTAGCAGGTACGCTATCTGTATTAGCAATTTTTGTAATAATGCTTACTTTCCTAACGTTAGCTTTCTCTTTCTTTGCACTAGCCTTTGCACTTTTTGTGAACTACATTTTTTCTTGGCCATCTTTTGCTGGCTTTGCACTCGTAGGAATTTTTTGCATTGGACTATTTGTACTTGCTATTTATAAATCGGACTTATTAAGAAGTCAATTTTTAATTTGGATTGATCAAGCTATAGATCATGCCCAAGAAGAAAACGAAATTTAG
- a CDS encoding caspase family protein → MKIAFHKIYIGFIVFLLYVQPTSAQQLQLTLSTGHLGKVEKMSISNDASLLATAGEDGAVKLWNINDKRLLKTFYPHKNGVEQLCFSEEHQFLATAGRDNSVIIWNIQTGEVEDKMTHLNDAVFQMKFIDNMLLFITKGGETYRWDWQHKGNTPDGKEIKTNLGNYSALNYSFKMNWLSVGLMNGELLLWRGYDRPIVEKKLHNDWISSIDFIPKDSLIVTASWDKKIKIWDANADQLIDEMDSPDDTPIIQIKYSSFFNFLIVKTQLEDIYFFRVENNKINRTPAVVRDDFEEMVFTEDTKHAAFTKKDGAITVWTLADGNSRTDTEWKPVNGHLVEGELNTTTGALAFVTTNGNFYSWEPKENIVSKTWKVHKGKAEALEYIRNGNRWITTGTDSLVKIWNDNGKLLDTLQLLHEGKTLENFDLIQAALIGTNGGDVIYWDYEDQTYKNLYQHNGAVSHVVVSKREDLVVSVGRDRKLKVYDITNQKIIYDELVPDIWLNDVRFSEDDSQLVVAGKTGVFVWNTASWTRRKLKGITTDYLKIDFIDKTDEWVFGDRYGNITLWNEELTEVVKEFHDSSMPLVDIISYKDQDFFFAVRTNMIFEVWNINKEKKVGKIVITEDGGWVIEHESGLFDVGALNMNNLYYTYGTETINFEQLREMYWEPGLAYELLSRKKLRKVPPLDQLKLFPQTNSFLENDTLFIEVVDRGGGVGKVSLYINNKEVISDLQAEATQVNKEGKDYYKVGLGDLKGVFIPNNENEISILTSNQAGTLNGRGLKMTYNYIDKDKSEPTTLYGVVVGVSDYRGRLMDLKYAAEDAKAMAESLDLASDKLFGTDNTAIQLITTDSEADSLQPTKENIQKAFQRIAKEANASDILFVFLAGHGTVAQNNKGVDDFHFLTKDMSNSDVDDINIKNNYTVNGTELLDWIKEIPISKQVFIVDACHAGSFSTELITARDYNEEGMKKRALERVRSRTGMFMLSGASSDKVSYESTFLEHGLLTYSLLDYLKRGELDQGKFVDVQDLFAHAVETVPELANSMHGEQQPEYRMPLGAGSFYIGSLSQDDRATIELSVQKNLISNIYLEDQKSWADHLKISQKVRNKIVLDGNELDLPFKYRKGAEGFNTFILRGKYQLHKSSIVLKLHLISNNQVVGKWTVKGKDVEECVDKSIELMVNHFN, encoded by the coding sequence TTGAAAATAGCATTTCACAAAATATACATTGGATTTATAGTTTTTCTGCTTTATGTACAACCTACTTCTGCACAGCAACTACAATTAACACTTTCTACAGGTCATTTGGGGAAAGTAGAAAAGATGAGCATTTCTAATGATGCATCGTTGTTAGCTACTGCAGGAGAAGATGGAGCCGTGAAATTATGGAATATTAATGATAAAAGACTACTCAAAACATTTTACCCTCATAAAAATGGTGTAGAACAACTCTGTTTTTCAGAAGAACACCAATTTTTAGCTACTGCTGGAAGAGATAACTCTGTTATAATCTGGAACATTCAGACGGGTGAAGTTGAAGATAAAATGACTCATTTGAATGATGCCGTCTTTCAGATGAAGTTTATAGATAATATGCTGCTTTTTATTACAAAAGGAGGAGAGACCTATAGATGGGATTGGCAACATAAAGGAAATACTCCAGATGGTAAAGAAATTAAAACCAATCTAGGCAACTACTCAGCACTTAATTATTCTTTTAAAATGAATTGGTTAAGTGTTGGATTAATGAATGGAGAATTGCTACTTTGGAGAGGGTATGATCGACCTATAGTAGAAAAAAAATTACACAACGATTGGATCTCATCTATAGATTTTATTCCAAAAGATTCTTTGATAGTTACAGCATCATGGGATAAAAAAATTAAAATATGGGATGCCAATGCAGATCAGCTTATTGATGAAATGGACTCTCCTGATGATACTCCAATTATTCAAATTAAGTACTCTTCGTTCTTTAATTTTTTGATTGTAAAAACGCAATTAGAAGATATTTATTTCTTTAGAGTAGAGAACAATAAAATTAATAGAACACCTGCCGTTGTACGTGATGATTTTGAAGAAATGGTATTTACAGAGGATACCAAACATGCTGCTTTTACAAAAAAAGATGGTGCTATTACAGTGTGGACTTTAGCTGATGGCAATTCTAGAACAGATACAGAATGGAAGCCTGTAAATGGACATTTAGTAGAAGGAGAACTCAATACAACTACAGGAGCATTGGCATTTGTAACCACAAATGGTAATTTTTATTCTTGGGAACCTAAAGAGAATATTGTATCAAAAACGTGGAAAGTCCATAAAGGAAAAGCAGAAGCATTAGAATATATCCGAAATGGCAATAGATGGATTACAACGGGAACAGATAGCCTAGTTAAAATCTGGAATGATAATGGGAAATTATTAGATACACTACAGCTTTTACACGAAGGAAAAACATTAGAAAATTTTGATCTAATTCAAGCTGCTTTAATTGGTACAAACGGTGGCGATGTAATTTATTGGGATTATGAAGATCAAACGTATAAAAACTTATACCAACATAATGGAGCAGTTTCGCATGTTGTAGTTTCTAAGAGAGAAGATTTAGTGGTTTCTGTAGGTAGAGATCGTAAATTAAAGGTTTATGATATCACAAACCAAAAAATAATTTATGACGAGTTAGTACCTGATATATGGTTAAATGATGTGCGTTTTTCTGAAGATGATAGTCAATTAGTTGTTGCAGGGAAGACAGGAGTTTTTGTTTGGAATACAGCTTCTTGGACACGTAGAAAATTAAAAGGAATTACTACCGATTATTTAAAAATCGACTTTATAGATAAGACGGACGAATGGGTATTTGGTGATCGCTACGGAAATATCACTTTATGGAATGAGGAACTCACCGAAGTAGTAAAAGAATTTCATGATTCATCTATGCCGTTAGTAGATATAATCTCTTATAAAGACCAAGATTTTTTCTTTGCTGTACGAACCAACATGATCTTTGAAGTGTGGAACATTAATAAAGAAAAGAAAGTTGGTAAAATTGTAATTACAGAAGATGGTGGTTGGGTTATAGAACATGAATCTGGCTTGTTTGATGTTGGGGCTTTAAATATGAATAACCTCTATTATACTTACGGAACGGAAACAATAAATTTTGAACAATTAAGAGAAATGTATTGGGAACCCGGATTAGCCTACGAGTTATTATCAAGAAAAAAATTAAGGAAAGTACCGCCTTTAGATCAGTTAAAACTATTTCCTCAAACCAATTCATTTTTAGAAAATGATACTTTATTTATTGAAGTGGTTGATAGAGGTGGTGGAGTTGGAAAAGTAAGCTTATATATCAACAATAAAGAAGTTATTAGTGATCTACAAGCAGAAGCTACTCAGGTAAATAAAGAAGGAAAAGACTATTATAAAGTAGGGTTGGGTGATTTAAAAGGAGTATTTATTCCAAATAATGAGAACGAGATATCTATTTTAACTTCTAACCAAGCAGGTACTTTAAATGGTAGAGGACTTAAAATGACATATAATTATATTGATAAAGATAAAAGCGAACCAACAACATTGTACGGTGTAGTAGTAGGTGTATCTGATTATAGAGGTAGACTGATGGATTTAAAATACGCTGCAGAAGATGCTAAAGCAATGGCAGAGTCGTTAGATTTAGCAAGTGATAAGCTTTTTGGAACAGATAATACAGCAATTCAACTTATTACAACAGATAGTGAAGCAGATTCTTTACAGCCGACAAAAGAAAATATTCAGAAGGCTTTCCAAAGAATAGCAAAAGAGGCGAACGCATCAGATATTTTGTTTGTATTCTTAGCAGGACATGGTACGGTGGCTCAAAATAATAAAGGAGTAGACGATTTCCATTTCCTAACAAAAGACATGAGTAATAGTGATGTTGATGATATCAATATTAAAAATAATTACACGGTAAACGGAACAGAATTATTAGATTGGATTAAAGAAATTCCAATTTCTAAACAAGTTTTTATTGTAGATGCTTGCCATGCAGGTTCATTTTCTACAGAATTAATTACTGCTAGAGATTATAACGAAGAGGGGATGAAAAAAAGAGCCTTAGAACGTGTAAGGTCTAGGACAGGAATGTTTATGTTATCTGGAGCTTCTTCGGATAAAGTAAGTTATGAATCTACCTTCTTAGAGCACGGTTTATTAACATACTCTTTACTGGATTATCTAAAAAGAGGAGAGTTAGACCAAGGTAAATTTGTGGATGTGCAAGACCTTTTTGCTCATGCTGTAGAAACTGTTCCAGAATTAGCCAATTCTATGCATGGAGAACAACAACCAGAATATAGAATGCCATTAGGCGCAGGTAGTTTTTATATTGGTTCTTTATCACAAGACGATAGGGCAACCATAGAATTATCTGTTCAGAAAAACCTTATCAGTAATATTTATCTCGAAGACCAAAAATCTTGGGCAGATCATTTAAAGATTAGCCAAAAGGTGCGTAATAAGATTGTATTAGACGGTAATGAACTAGACTTACCCTTTAAATATAGAAAGGGCGCAGAAGGGTTTAATACTTTTATATTAAGAGGGAAATATCAGTTACACAAATCATCTATTGTTTTAAAACTTCATTTAATTTCTAATAATCAAGTTGTAGGCAAATGGACTGTTAAAGGAAAAGATGTAGAAGAGTGTGTTGATAAATCGATAGAATTGATGGTGAATCACTTTAATTAA
- a CDS encoding 1-acyl-sn-glycerol-3-phosphate acyltransferase, which translates to MTQTNILKSLPFADRLSAVQLKELSDLAEIQTFEDGETITLQFASAENYYVLYAGAVAYHLNVGDQRGALLVGKSDEQWTPIGWSGFREPYRFATTAKALGKTKVIKWDNQKIRVLFDEQPTLGMHLLSSSLLYSTHLLKEARASWIQGSVALSSTDFQQTNSYTSFQDKGPQETTLEFFRQSAFFNPFADWHLAKLAKISRSKFYKPGEKLLTKGQVSDKFMVLKTGKVALNYLTESNEIYTSDVLEERGQVILWSAASYDAIPNNMELVTIEPIEVLEINRLDLLVLYGEFPNLGMVFMYRLLWLLGSALKAIRAQVITQTFDRELLTIQTMIEQAGAQLSVCSEMFKVPVLLEEKLTQGDAFDLMDKLANEGVGQEKILANLFIKMTHPLRKEYLFFEGLKRMTDHVIRAPKSVPAFELRNECSEFFERATAYVDIKIDGLENLPKKAGNIFIYNHLLNHPYYTLPNNFQITLDSHFISMLLYKFYKDSGLRVVRIGKGPEYGHQDYYNKLGHLGVRTADSDPSVQSVEEKRKIRNQFFNEAGNKLKSGTNLILSPEGTSRETHQSPVAFKPGAFMIANASGIDPLIVPIALAFFDKRLSKTKLGVVIKKPFRLSEVIDKKKPFKEELRTFLESYSKQYRSYVEEAIVLAEK; encoded by the coding sequence ATGACGCAAACTAACATCTTGAAATCATTGCCATTTGCAGACCGGTTATCGGCAGTGCAGTTAAAAGAATTATCTGATTTAGCAGAGATACAAACATTTGAAGATGGAGAAACAATAACACTTCAATTTGCTTCTGCAGAAAATTATTATGTATTATATGCAGGTGCTGTAGCTTACCATTTAAATGTGGGAGATCAGCGTGGTGCATTATTAGTAGGTAAAAGCGATGAACAATGGACGCCTATAGGTTGGTCTGGATTTAGAGAACCTTACCGTTTTGCTACTACAGCAAAAGCTCTTGGTAAAACAAAAGTAATTAAGTGGGATAATCAGAAAATTAGAGTTTTATTTGATGAACAGCCAACATTAGGAATGCACTTGCTGTCCAGCTCATTATTATATAGTACACACCTTTTAAAAGAGGCTAGAGCATCTTGGATTCAAGGATCTGTAGCTCTTTCATCAACAGATTTTCAGCAAACAAATTCGTATACTTCTTTTCAGGATAAAGGACCACAAGAAACAACTTTAGAGTTTTTTAGGCAAAGTGCTTTTTTTAATCCATTTGCAGATTGGCATTTGGCAAAACTCGCAAAAATCAGTCGCTCAAAATTTTATAAACCAGGAGAGAAATTACTTACAAAAGGACAAGTAAGTGATAAATTTATGGTACTTAAAACCGGTAAAGTTGCTTTAAATTACCTTACCGAAAGTAACGAAATATATACTTCTGATGTATTAGAAGAAAGAGGACAGGTGATATTGTGGAGTGCAGCAAGTTATGATGCTATTCCAAATAACATGGAGTTAGTAACTATAGAACCAATAGAAGTTTTAGAAATTAATAGATTAGATTTATTGGTGCTTTATGGTGAATTTCCTAACCTAGGAATGGTTTTTATGTACCGTTTATTATGGTTGCTAGGCAGTGCTTTAAAAGCTATAAGAGCACAAGTTATTACCCAAACGTTTGATAGGGAATTACTCACAATCCAAACAATGATTGAACAGGCTGGGGCACAATTAAGTGTTTGCTCAGAAATGTTTAAAGTTCCTGTTCTACTAGAAGAAAAATTAACGCAAGGAGATGCTTTTGATTTAATGGATAAGTTGGCAAATGAAGGGGTTGGACAAGAGAAAATTTTAGCGAACCTTTTTATAAAAATGACGCATCCGTTAAGAAAGGAATATTTATTTTTTGAAGGGTTAAAACGCATGACAGACCATGTGATTAGAGCACCCAAATCTGTACCTGCTTTCGAATTAAGAAATGAATGTTCTGAGTTTTTTGAAAGAGCAACGGCTTATGTTGATATTAAAATTGATGGGTTAGAAAACTTACCCAAAAAGGCTGGAAATATTTTTATTTATAATCACTTATTAAACCATCCGTATTATACATTGCCTAATAACTTTCAGATTACTTTAGATTCTCATTTTATCTCTATGCTACTGTACAAGTTTTATAAAGATTCTGGGTTAAGAGTAGTAAGAATTGGTAAAGGTCCAGAATACGGGCACCAAGATTATTATAATAAATTAGGGCATTTAGGGGTAAGAACTGCAGATTCTGATCCGTCTGTACAATCTGTAGAAGAAAAAAGAAAGATTAGAAATCAGTTTTTTAATGAGGCAGGGAATAAATTAAAATCTGGAACAAACTTAATTTTAAGTCCTGAAGGCACAAGTAGAGAAACGCATCAATCTCCTGTAGCATTTAAACCTGGAGCATTTATGATTGCAAATGCATCTGGAATAGATCCGTTAATTGTTCCAATTGCTTTGGCATTCTTTGATAAACGTTTAAGTAAAACTAAACTTGGCGTTGTAATCAAGAAGCCTTTTAGGTTATCAGAAGTAATTGATAAGAAAAAACCATTTAAGGAGGAACTAAGAACATTTTTAGAAAGTTATTCAAAACAATACCGTTCTTATGTAGAAGAGGCTATTGTATTGGCAGAAAAATAA
- a CDS encoding GDSL-type esterase/lipase family protein produces the protein MTSEEIQFYKEEGLPELLENIRKQPTIEHPIIFYGSSSFRLWTTVREDVGNNTILNMGFGGSTLEACALYFHVLFEEITAPTQIVIYAGDNDLGGGQKAEDILFYFESLYRQIRYKYGEDLPISYMSIKPSPSKDDIQAEIEKSNTLVEKAIQNLTNISYIDIYTPMLNSKGKSRPDLFEEDMLHMLPEGYKIWKEVLKDKI, from the coding sequence ATGACATCAGAAGAAATTCAATTTTATAAAGAAGAGGGCTTACCAGAGCTACTTGAAAATATCAGAAAACAGCCGACTATAGAACATCCTATTATTTTTTATGGGAGCTCATCTTTTAGGTTATGGACAACTGTTAGAGAAGATGTAGGCAATAATACAATTCTAAATATGGGTTTTGGAGGCTCTACTTTAGAAGCATGTGCTTTGTATTTTCATGTGTTATTTGAAGAAATAACAGCCCCTACGCAAATAGTAATTTATGCAGGTGATAATGATTTAGGCGGAGGACAAAAAGCAGAAGATATTCTTTTCTATTTTGAAAGCTTATATCGTCAAATTAGGTATAAATATGGGGAGGATCTTCCTATAAGCTATATGTCTATAAAGCCTAGTCCTAGTAAAGATGACATTCAAGCAGAAATAGAAAAATCGAATACGTTGGTAGAAAAGGCTATCCAAAACCTTACGAATATAAGTTATATTGATATTTACACACCAATGTTAAATAGTAAAGGCAAAAGTCGTCCAGATTTATTTGAAGAAGATATGTTACATATGCTTCCTGAAGGATATAAGATTTGGAAAGAGGTGCTCAAAGATAAAATTTAG
- a CDS encoding TRM11 family SAM-dependent methyltransferase, whose translation MQQQSHIYSLNFNFNESQLSKLESKYLFNEEVKGKLLFSDIKIEPSCSPFIKKRLDIQLASKDYKVLMDQIEAKKIKAEGFKVEYLMLEGDTIGYPERLGQLRDIGYRIEGEPDYYHPTITYGLCFFEETWYFGPLIKNNPEWQNHNKKPCSFSNSLSINTAKSLVNIAAKGNKNSTLIDACCGVGTVLLEACFAGYSMDGCDINHKACNNAKKNLAHYNYTANVFNSDIKDITKQYDAAIIDLPYNLYSYSTEDIASNIIKSAAQITNRIVVVSISDIEDFIKNAGFTITDFCTIDKIGKVKFIRNIWVCEKEPLKD comes from the coding sequence ATGCAGCAGCAAAGCCATATATATTCTTTAAATTTCAATTTTAACGAAAGCCAACTTAGTAAATTAGAGTCTAAGTATCTTTTTAATGAAGAGGTAAAAGGAAAGCTTCTTTTTTCGGATATTAAAATTGAACCATCTTGTAGTCCTTTTATCAAAAAAAGATTAGACATTCAATTAGCATCAAAAGACTATAAAGTTCTGATGGACCAAATTGAAGCTAAAAAAATAAAAGCTGAGGGTTTTAAGGTAGAGTATCTAATGTTAGAAGGTGATACTATTGGATACCCTGAAAGATTAGGGCAGTTAAGAGATATTGGGTACCGTATTGAAGGAGAACCAGACTATTATCATCCTACAATTACTTATGGCTTGTGCTTTTTTGAAGAAACTTGGTATTTCGGTCCTTTGATTAAAAATAATCCAGAGTGGCAAAATCACAATAAAAAACCTTGTTCTTTTAGTAATTCTTTGAGTATAAATACCGCTAAATCTTTAGTAAATATAGCAGCTAAAGGAAATAAAAACAGCACCTTAATTGATGCTTGTTGTGGCGTTGGAACTGTACTTTTAGAGGCTTGTTTTGCTGGTTACTCAATGGATGGTTGCGACATTAACCACAAGGCTTGTAATAATGCTAAAAAGAACCTCGCACATTATAACTATACGGCCAATGTTTTTAATTCTGATATAAAAGATATTACAAAACAGTACGATGCCGCAATCATAGATTTACCGTATAACCTCTATTCTTATTCTACAGAAGATATTGCTTCTAATATTATAAAATCTGCTGCTCAAATTACCAATCGTATTGTGGTTGTTTCTATTTCAGACATCGAGGATTTTATAAAAAATGCAGGTTTCACTATTACCGATTTTTGTACCATTGATAAAATCGGGAAAGTAAAATTTATTAGAAATATATGGGTTTGTGAAAAAGAACCTTTGAAAGATTAA
- a CDS encoding alkyl/aryl-sulfatase, with product MNKVITLTLSMFCLINLTVVGQEKPKAPSQSTESNNKALYKKYPFDDKTSFEEAQKGFIAPLPNNGIVKNADGRIVWDLSAFKAFIKQDEKSPTSVNPSLWRQSQLLMISGLFEVVPGVYQVRGADLSNMTIVEADGGLHIYDPLISTETAKYALDLYYQHRPKVPVKAVFFSHSHVDHFGGVLGVASPEDVASGKIKIYAPEGFLDHAIEENVYAGVAMSRRSSYMYGNVLPPDAKGQVGAGLGVTTSSGSPGIYAPTNSIKETGEKHTIDGIEYQFVMAPGSEAPSEMMWYLPKYKMLNTAEDAVHTMHNLYTLRGAKTRDASKWPTYLNQVLQSFGDTEVAIGMHHWPVWGKDRVVEHIKSQRDTYKYMHDQTLHHANMGATMNELPGLIEMPESLTKQWGTHGYYGSLSHNVRAVYNYYLGYFDGNPANLNPLPPVEVSKKYVKLMGGADKVMAAGKLAFDNGEYRWAAELLNHLIFSDPDLQDAKNLQADVLEQMGYQAENGPWRNFYLAGAFELRNGVLKANTPETSSPQIISNMSMDLIFGYMGIQLDAKKAAGKKITLNWVFTDDNKKYTLFLENSVLNYWPNNEDPNPDATITMERATLNDFLLGGITMKKAIKSGKIKIKGDTKQFITVLECLDDLNQYFFFNIVTP from the coding sequence ATGAATAAAGTAATAACGCTCACTCTTTCAATGTTCTGTTTAATAAACCTAACAGTTGTTGGACAAGAAAAGCCTAAAGCTCCTTCTCAAAGTACAGAAAGTAATAATAAGGCACTCTATAAAAAGTACCCATTTGATGATAAAACTAGTTTTGAAGAAGCTCAAAAAGGATTTATTGCTCCTCTCCCCAATAATGGAATAGTAAAAAATGCTGATGGGAGAATAGTATGGGATTTGAGTGCTTTTAAAGCATTTATTAAGCAAGATGAAAAATCTCCAACATCCGTTAACCCTAGTTTATGGAGACAAAGTCAACTACTTATGATCAGTGGATTATTTGAAGTAGTACCGGGCGTGTACCAAGTTAGAGGTGCTGACCTTTCTAATATGACTATTGTGGAAGCAGATGGAGGTTTACATATTTATGATCCATTAATATCTACAGAAACAGCTAAATATGCTTTAGATTTATATTATCAACACCGCCCTAAAGTACCTGTAAAAGCCGTTTTCTTTAGTCATTCTCATGTAGATCATTTTGGAGGTGTACTTGGAGTTGCTTCTCCTGAAGATGTAGCAAGTGGAAAAATAAAAATCTATGCTCCAGAGGGTTTTCTAGATCATGCCATTGAAGAAAATGTTTATGCTGGTGTAGCAATGTCTAGAAGATCAAGTTATATGTATGGTAATGTTCTTCCCCCAGATGCAAAAGGACAGGTAGGTGCAGGACTTGGAGTAACCACTTCTTCTGGTTCTCCAGGAATTTACGCACCTACAAACAGTATTAAAGAAACTGGAGAAAAACATACAATTGATGGAATCGAATATCAATTTGTTATGGCACCTGGTTCTGAAGCTCCTTCTGAAATGATGTGGTATTTACCAAAATATAAAATGCTTAATACTGCCGAAGATGCCGTTCATACAATGCACAATTTATATACTTTACGTGGAGCAAAAACAAGAGATGCCTCTAAATGGCCAACCTATTTAAATCAAGTACTTCAAAGTTTTGGTGATACCGAGGTTGCTATTGGAATGCATCATTGGCCTGTTTGGGGAAAAGATCGTGTTGTAGAACACATTAAATCACAACGTGATACTTACAAGTACATGCATGATCAAACTTTGCATCATGCTAATATGGGAGCTACTATGAATGAACTTCCTGGTTTAATTGAAATGCCAGAAAGTTTAACAAAACAATGGGGTACACATGGATATTATGGTTCTTTAAGTCATAATGTTAGAGCCGTTTATAATTATTATTTAGGTTATTTTGATGGTAACCCAGCAAACCTAAACCCACTCCCTCCTGTTGAAGTTTCTAAAAAATACGTAAAGCTAATGGGAGGAGCCGATAAAGTAATGGCTGCCGGTAAATTAGCTTTTGACAATGGCGAATACCGTTGGGCTGCCGAACTTTTAAATCATTTAATTTTCTCTGATCCAGATCTTCAAGACGCTAAAAACCTACAGGCGGATGTGCTAGAACAAATGGGGTACCAAGCAGAAAATGGACCTTGGCGTAACTTTTACTTAGCAGGTGCTTTTGAGCTTCGTAATGGAGTTTTAAAAGCAAATACTCCAGAAACTAGTAGCCCACAAATTATTTCTAATATGTCTATGGATCTCATTTTTGGTTACATGGGTATACAATTAGATGCTAAAAAAGCAGCAGGTAAAAAGATTACTTTAAACTGGGTATTTACAGATGACAATAAAAAATATACGTTATTTCTAGAAAACTCTGTATTAAACTATTGGCCTAATAACGAAGATCCTAATCCAGATGCTACTATCACAATGGAACGTGCTACTCTAAATGACTTTTTGCTTGGAGGTATAACCATGAAAAAGGCTATCAAATCAGGAAAAATAAAAATAAAGGGTGATACAAAACAATTTATAACGGTTTTAGAATGCCTGGATGACCTGAATCAATATTTCTTCTTTAACATAGTAACACCTTAA
- a CDS encoding DUF4345 family protein, producing the protein MEIVKIVILSLSSILLIFVGSMRLSNPTKTYLKNSGIKLENDSSLLNEMRGVSAVMLLAGILILLGIFFERLSFTSHVIAILIFIGFAIGRLISRAIDGKPSKQISQGIIFELILGTANIYCLLSIGY; encoded by the coding sequence ATGGAAATTGTTAAAATCGTAATCTTATCTCTGTCAAGTATTTTATTAATCTTTGTTGGTTCTATGAGATTGAGTAATCCAACAAAAACCTACTTGAAGAATTCCGGAATTAAATTAGAAAATGATTCTAGTTTGTTAAATGAAATGCGAGGTGTTAGTGCAGTAATGCTTCTTGCTGGTATTCTCATTTTATTAGGAATCTTTTTTGAAAGGTTATCCTTCACATCACACGTAATTGCAATACTTATTTTTATAGGTTTTGCAATTGGTAGACTCATTAGTAGAGCAATTGATGGTAAACCAAGTAAGCAAATTTCACAAGGAATTATATTTGAATTGATTTTAGGTACTGCAAATATCTATTGCCTATTAAGTATTGGATACTAA
- a CDS encoding helix-turn-helix transcriptional regulator — MEEKEKPRISRLTAILTQLQSKRIITAKHLAEKHNVSLRTIYRDIRTLEKSGVPIVTEEGKGYSIMEGYHLPPVVFTEDEANALITLEQLAIKNKDLSFVENASSAIEKIKAILRYSQKGNADLLSDRIYFSGNNNQEKTSNNLMQIQSAITQYNVLTIDYHSSENNHTVRDIEPFALYSIHGNFLLIGFCRLRNDFRHFRIDFIKNIISKADTFRPHNMTIKAYFEKYVKNQ, encoded by the coding sequence ATGGAAGAAAAAGAAAAACCAAGGATTTCTAGATTAACTGCCATTCTAACCCAATTACAATCCAAAAGAATTATTACAGCAAAACACCTGGCTGAAAAGCATAATGTAAGCTTACGAACCATTTATAGAGATATACGAACTTTAGAAAAATCTGGAGTTCCAATTGTAACAGAGGAAGGTAAAGGATATTCTATTATGGAAGGTTACCATCTTCCGCCTGTTGTTTTTACAGAAGATGAAGCAAATGCATTAATAACTTTAGAACAATTGGCTATCAAAAATAAAGATTTGTCATTTGTTGAAAATGCATCTAGTGCAATAGAAAAGATTAAAGCTATATTAAGGTACTCTCAGAAAGGAAATGCTGATTTACTATCAGACAGGATCTATTTTAGCGGAAATAATAATCAAGAAAAAACAAGTAACAACTTAATGCAGATTCAATCAGCAATAACACAATACAATGTTTTAACTATTGACTACCATTCTTCGGAGAACAATCACACAGTAAGAGATATAGAACCATTTGCTCTTTATAGCATTCATGGTAATTTTCTATTAATTGGCTTTTGCAGATTAAGAAACGATTTTAGACACTTTAGAATCGACTTTATAAAAAATATTATTTCAAAAGCAGATACATTTAGACCGCATAATATGACTATTAAAGCCTATTTTGAAAAATATGTAAAAAATCAATAA